The following are encoded together in the Ralstonia insidiosa genome:
- a CDS encoding glycosyltransferase — protein sequence MKTPALSVVIPVYNEEDGLAALFARLYPALDALGISYEVVFVNDGSRDRSAAMLAEQFRARPDSTRVVLFNGNYGQHMAILAGFEHARGERVVTLDADLQNPPEEIGRLIAKLDEGYDYVGTIRRARQDSWFRRTASRAMNSLRERITHIKMTDQGCMLRAYNRTIVDTINRCREVNTFIPALAYTFSKNPTEIEVDHEERFAGESKYSLYKLVRLNFDLVTGFSVVPLQWFSAIGMLLSLASAILFILLVIRRFVLGAEVQGVFTLFAITFFLMGVLLFGIGLLGEYIGRIYQQVRERPRYLVQGVLEDTPHLHEAGPADLKNNSQRGVA from the coding sequence ATGAAGACACCCGCTCTCTCGGTCGTCATTCCTGTCTACAACGAAGAAGACGGGCTCGCCGCGCTGTTTGCGCGACTGTATCCCGCACTCGATGCGCTCGGCATTTCGTACGAGGTCGTGTTCGTCAACGACGGCAGCCGCGACCGCTCCGCCGCCATGCTGGCCGAGCAGTTCCGCGCACGCCCGGACAGCACGCGCGTCGTGCTGTTCAATGGCAACTATGGTCAGCACATGGCCATCCTGGCCGGCTTCGAGCATGCGCGCGGCGAACGCGTCGTCACACTTGATGCCGACCTGCAGAACCCGCCGGAAGAAATCGGCCGCCTGATAGCCAAGCTCGACGAAGGCTACGACTACGTCGGCACCATCCGTCGCGCCCGGCAGGACAGCTGGTTCCGCCGCACCGCATCGCGCGCCATGAACTCGCTGCGCGAGCGCATCACGCACATCAAGATGACCGACCAGGGCTGCATGCTGCGCGCCTACAACCGGACCATCGTCGATACCATCAACCGCTGCCGCGAAGTCAACACCTTCATCCCGGCACTGGCCTACACCTTCAGCAAGAACCCGACCGAAATCGAAGTCGACCACGAAGAACGCTTCGCAGGCGAATCGAAGTACTCGCTGTACAAGCTGGTGCGCCTGAATTTCGACCTGGTGACGGGCTTCTCGGTGGTGCCGCTGCAATGGTTCTCGGCGATCGGCATGCTGCTGTCGCTGGCCTCGGCCATCCTGTTCATCCTGCTGGTGATTCGCCGCTTCGTGCTTGGCGCGGAAGTTCAGGGCGTATTCACGCTGTTTGCCATCACGTTCTTCCTGATGGGCGTGCTGCTGTTTGGCATTGGCCTCTTGGGCGAGTACATCGGCCGCATCTATCAACAGGTGCGTGAGCGTCCGCGCTATCTGGTGCAAGGCGTGCTGGAAGACACGCCCCATCTGCACGAAGCCGGCCCGGCTGACCTGAAGAACAATTCGCAGCGGGGTGTTGCATGA
- a CDS encoding formyltransferase, whose product MKRRAVVFAYHNVGVRCLRVLAARGIQVELVVTHEDNAAENIWFGSVRATAQELGIPFITPENANGEDLRARIAAIAPDFIFSFYYRHMIPMSLLNLAKFGAFNMHGSLLPKYRGRVPINWAVLHGETETGATLHEMVEKPDAGYIVDQTIVPILPDDTSHEVFEKATVAAEQTLWRALPAMIAGQIPQHPNVLANGSYFGGRKPEDGRIDWSKPAQQVYNLIRAVAPPYPGAFTDAGSERYIVARARLAHQTFTNLPPGLHVVDNATFGVCGDGGAIAIHELWRVDPNAAGGTSVVTAQQLASQLAIS is encoded by the coding sequence ATCAAGCGCCGTGCTGTCGTCTTTGCGTATCACAACGTCGGCGTGCGCTGCCTGCGCGTGCTGGCGGCGCGCGGCATCCAGGTCGAACTCGTCGTCACGCACGAAGACAACGCCGCCGAGAACATCTGGTTTGGCAGCGTGCGCGCCACAGCACAGGAACTGGGCATTCCGTTCATCACGCCGGAGAACGCGAACGGTGAAGACCTGCGCGCCCGCATCGCCGCCATCGCGCCGGACTTCATCTTTTCGTTCTACTACCGGCACATGATCCCGATGTCGCTGTTGAACCTCGCCAAGTTTGGCGCGTTCAACATGCATGGATCGCTCCTGCCGAAGTACCGTGGCCGCGTGCCGATCAACTGGGCCGTCCTGCACGGCGAGACCGAAACCGGCGCCACCCTGCATGAGATGGTCGAAAAACCGGATGCCGGCTACATCGTCGACCAGACCATCGTGCCGATCCTGCCGGACGATACGTCACACGAAGTGTTCGAGAAGGCCACCGTGGCCGCTGAACAAACCTTGTGGCGTGCACTGCCCGCGATGATTGCCGGACAGATTCCGCAGCACCCGAACGTGCTCGCCAACGGCAGCTACTTCGGCGGCCGCAAGCCCGAAGACGGCCGTATCGACTGGTCAAAGCCTGCCCAGCAGGTCTACAACCTGATCCGTGCCGTCGCACCGCCCTACCCTGGTGCATTTACAGACGCCGGCAGCGAGCGCTATATCGTCGCCCGCGCCCGTCTGGCACATCAAACCTTCACGAATTTGCCCCCGGGCTTGCACGTCGTGGATAATGCGACGTTCGGCGTGTGCGGCGATGGGGGAGCCATTGCCATCCACGAGCTCTGGCGCGTCGATCCCAATGCTGCCGGCGGCACGTCCGTCGTGACCGCACAGCAGCTCGCCAGCCAGCTTGCCATCTCCTGA